The Geoglobus acetivorans genome window below encodes:
- a CDS encoding rod shape-determining protein, giving the protein MAEGNGGNETNKKPGVIPVGIKVGSQKTVIAMGDEIHVEETCIREKENPVTGTKDYIIGNDASELYGDDVTYMLRGGLPATEEEAELLRIFLGEVAKKYGIPENSYVTYAIPSTELEEGIGLFKKVVSQVPIGWSGKEVWNDSFLASLALPEGLGILDRTYAVINLGSTTTEFVAVRKGEIVFSMVTGEVSGDVVDRWIKNEIMNLTRGAVNVDLSTAREYKEKYANLLEWKNIKETVQLFEKGQFTFRLDEAVNRPVERYLDGLIDFVTLEVLPSLAEFNFKIYRLVTGSEFVLTGGMARIPGLKEKFETKLSDALGSAIKIRVPDDPLTASAKGALTISTLRIKK; this is encoded by the coding sequence ATGGCAGAAGGTAATGGTGGCAACGAAACAAACAAAAAGCCAGGCGTTATTCCCGTGGGTATAAAGGTCGGTTCTCAGAAAACCGTTATTGCGATGGGAGACGAAATACATGTTGAGGAGACCTGCATTAGAGAAAAGGAGAATCCCGTTACCGGAACAAAGGACTACATCATCGGTAACGATGCTTCCGAGCTTTATGGAGATGATGTTACATACATGCTCAGAGGGGGCCTGCCGGCAACAGAAGAGGAGGCCGAACTGCTGAGAATCTTTCTCGGAGAGGTGGCCAAGAAGTATGGCATTCCTGAAAACTCCTACGTCACGTATGCCATCCCATCTACAGAGCTGGAAGAGGGCATCGGACTTTTCAAAAAGGTTGTGAGTCAGGTTCCAATCGGATGGTCAGGGAAAGAAGTCTGGAATGACTCATTTCTGGCTTCACTCGCTCTTCCAGAGGGTCTGGGAATTCTCGACAGGACATACGCCGTTATAAACCTCGGATCCACAACCACGGAATTTGTTGCCGTGAGAAAAGGCGAAATCGTATTCAGCATGGTTACCGGAGAGGTTTCGGGAGACGTGGTTGACAGGTGGATAAAGAACGAAATCATGAACCTCACGAGAGGTGCAGTTAACGTTGACCTGTCAACTGCAAGAGAATACAAGGAGAAGTATGCAAATCTGCTCGAGTGGAAAAACATAAAGGAGACCGTTCAGCTCTTCGAAAAGGGCCAGTTCACATTCAGACTTGACGAGGCTGTGAACAGACCTGTGGAGAGATACCTTGATGGACTGATAGACTTCGTAACCCTTGAAGTCCTTCCATCCCTCGCAGAGTTCAATTTCAAGATTTACAGGCTGGTAACAGGTTCGGAATTCGTGCTAACCGGTGGTATGGCGAGAATCCCAGGACTCAAGGAGAAGTTCGAAACGAAACTGTCGGATGCTCTGGGAAGCGCCATAAAAATCAGAGTTCCGGATGACCCGCTCACAGCATCGGCAAAAGGCGCACTCACGATAAGCACTCTGAGAATTAAAAAGTGA
- a CDS encoding AAA family ATPase, with protein MNTADTLIELTKFERKLRRIVRDYFRLKTAGARVLAFPSGKGGVGKTTVTMNLASALALRKKNVIVVDANLALPNVHTFIEEVPEKTLTEYLTGNAGVDEIKSRMRVRNTGFDVIPARSLVDVERGIEIEKMRDLILALKPDYEYILIDSSPGLSKYALYPAMISDTTFIVSAELKPAYIDAIKVESVLSRLGVSLEGYIINMVTKSGIKYFYNKNIFGIIPYDGKLKSMFSSGKTIFHSWLSFLYPSRNAFLHLADRIIAEYPPMV; from the coding sequence ATGAATACTGCAGACACGCTGATCGAGCTCACAAAATTCGAGCGGAAGCTCAGAAGGATTGTGAGAGACTACTTCAGATTGAAGACAGCCGGTGCAAGGGTTTTGGCTTTTCCCTCTGGCAAGGGGGGAGTTGGTAAAACCACGGTAACAATGAATCTGGCATCTGCTCTCGCTCTGAGAAAAAAGAACGTGATTGTGGTGGATGCAAACCTCGCACTTCCAAATGTTCACACATTCATCGAAGAGGTGCCAGAAAAAACTCTGACGGAATACCTTACGGGAAACGCTGGCGTTGACGAGATAAAATCCAGGATGAGGGTGAGAAATACTGGCTTTGACGTTATTCCGGCAAGGTCTCTCGTTGACGTGGAAAGGGGAATCGAAATTGAAAAAATGAGAGATCTGATACTGGCTCTGAAACCGGATTATGAGTACATCCTGATAGATTCTTCACCGGGATTATCAAAATACGCACTGTACCCCGCCATGATCTCTGATACCACATTTATAGTCTCCGCCGAGCTGAAGCCGGCATACATTGACGCAATCAAGGTTGAATCGGTCCTCAGCAGGCTCGGTGTGAGCCTGGAAGGATACATCATAAACATGGTTACAAAATCCGGGATCAAATACTTCTACAACAAAAACATATTCGGAATAATACCCTATGACGGTAAGCTCAAAAGTATGTTCTCCTCAGGAAAGACAATATTCCACTCATGGCTCAGCTTCCTTTACCCGAGCAGAAACGCATTCCTGCATCTTGCCGACAGAATTATTGCAGAATATCCCCCCATGGTCTGA
- a CDS encoding FGGY family carbohydrate kinase — protein MPDYFALVDVGTTSIKAGIVENQRFRVVREKSDKTKVVHPKEGYAEKDPEFLWEQVKSLLAEIVEGYEIRAISFTAHMAGFVPVDRNGDPLSNMIIWLDERGRGYPEDLFRNFPSVSGYSPLRLLRFLRITGGAPSKTGKDVLPKILWMKNNEPEVFSRTRKFLDIKGYLIYRCTGKAVTSHDEAHLTWLADTRRNRAEWHEGLMRDYGLKSDLFPKIMNSTDVAGFLNEDVSNELGIESVPVVVGAGDMCTTAIGSGAVENNRIHIYIGTSDWVGAHVEKRKADVKHYIGTILSGIPEKYLLVAEQEIAGGAIDWVMNVLNLEDYVKVDEIVEMTETDLIFTPWFFGERAPIDDHYIRASIFNLSLKTGKEEMLRALFEGVAMNIAWAYHFVEKMTGTNESVRITGGGARFNSLCSIIASAINRKVVRTAKPEHAGLRGLATIVNTAVNGESCQEAVKRFEYEREFHPDAWQHRNLQNRLEILKEYYRRITGIFKRLNRDIL, from the coding sequence ATGCCCGATTACTTCGCTCTTGTGGATGTTGGCACAACATCAATCAAGGCGGGAATCGTTGAGAACCAGAGATTCAGAGTGGTCAGGGAGAAATCTGATAAAACAAAGGTCGTTCATCCAAAGGAGGGCTACGCCGAAAAGGACCCTGAATTTCTGTGGGAACAGGTGAAATCTCTCTTAGCCGAAATTGTAGAGGGTTATGAGATCAGAGCAATCTCATTCACGGCCCACATGGCTGGTTTCGTCCCTGTGGACAGGAACGGCGACCCGCTGTCCAACATGATTATATGGCTGGACGAGAGAGGTAGGGGATATCCCGAAGACCTTTTCAGAAACTTTCCATCCGTATCGGGATACAGTCCGTTGAGGTTGCTCAGATTCCTGAGGATTACGGGCGGCGCTCCGAGCAAAACGGGCAAGGATGTTCTGCCAAAGATCCTCTGGATGAAGAACAACGAACCGGAAGTATTCTCCAGAACCCGGAAATTCCTCGACATCAAGGGATACCTGATCTACAGATGCACGGGAAAGGCAGTAACAAGCCATGACGAGGCACACCTCACATGGCTTGCCGACACGAGAAGAAACAGAGCAGAATGGCATGAGGGCCTCATGAGAGACTATGGTCTGAAATCTGACCTTTTTCCGAAGATAATGAACAGCACAGATGTGGCCGGATTTCTCAATGAAGACGTTTCAAATGAACTTGGTATAGAAAGCGTTCCGGTGGTTGTTGGTGCTGGAGACATGTGCACAACGGCAATCGGTTCGGGAGCGGTTGAGAACAACAGGATCCATATCTACATAGGGACAAGCGACTGGGTTGGAGCACATGTGGAGAAAAGAAAGGCTGACGTGAAGCATTACATAGGCACAATACTGAGCGGGATTCCGGAAAAGTACCTGCTTGTTGCTGAGCAGGAAATTGCAGGCGGGGCAATTGACTGGGTGATGAATGTTCTGAATTTGGAGGATTACGTAAAGGTCGATGAAATCGTTGAAATGACTGAGACCGACCTCATATTCACACCATGGTTTTTCGGAGAGCGGGCCCCAATTGACGACCACTACATCAGGGCGAGCATCTTCAACCTGAGCCTGAAAACCGGAAAAGAAGAGATGCTCAGGGCATTGTTTGAGGGTGTTGCAATGAACATAGCATGGGCTTACCACTTCGTGGAAAAGATGACTGGAACCAATGAGTCTGTAAGAATTACGGGAGGGGGTGCAAGATTTAACTCCCTGTGCTCAATCATCGCCTCGGCAATAAACAGAAAAGTTGTGAGAACGGCAAAACCGGAGCATGCAGGGTTGAGGGGTCTGGCCACAATAGTAAACACCGCAGTGAACGGAGAAAGTTGTCAGGAAGCAGTTAAAAGGTTTGAGTATGAAAGAGAATTCCATCCAGACGCATGGCAGCACAGAAATCTCCAGAACAGGCTTGAAATCTTAAAAGAATACTATAGGAGGATAACCGGGATTTTCAAAAGGCTCAACAGAGATATCCTTTAA
- a CDS encoding KamA family radical SAM protein, with amino-acid sequence MEYADNVKMPDNELINLEKSPWGLEQGVSHSNFLEIFEPLPELKELLLKAENIDEARNLAQKFSGELLIKCKNGEIVSKPVERWLCEEAIGVFMNLTSEYMENVAGFSTLEYLWRATKGDENVLSVITEGFVEEFRHLFRAMAGKAEYSKGWLGQMLSERGVEFVDFDRIKGRKAAEIRSKHLDEAWRIIKGYVDRYPTGLDDAIIEKRKEQKEKLIEFWGIDEDRWNSYKWQFSHVLKREKGLQILKELNELGIVKVPEDNLKLVELAIENHIPWGITPYYLHLWDFEEPYRHDMHVRRQVMPPEWYVMNMLGHKEDREIYFDFMGEHDTSPVDLVTRRYAMIAIVKPYETCPQICVYCQRNWEVTEPFMANAFPGWEKIERAIEWFREHDSMIDVLITGGDPLALSDKTLERVIRRVAEFDHVANIRIGSRVIVTVPMRITENLAEMLGSYIEPGKRNLSVSTHFETAYEVTPEVSEAAYKLRKYGIIIYNQHVYHRMVSRRFENVVLRIALKKAGIEPYYTFFPKGKIEQKDYLIPIARIVQERKEEARLLPGVFRGDEPVFNVPRMGKNHLRAWQDRELIAVKPDGSRVYLMHPWEKGISETKPYTYSDVPIKEYLDFLESMGESLEDYRTIWYYY; translated from the coding sequence ATGGAGTATGCAGACAATGTAAAAATGCCCGATAATGAGCTTATAAATCTTGAAAAATCCCCCTGGGGATTGGAGCAGGGTGTATCTCACTCTAACTTCCTCGAAATATTTGAACCTCTTCCGGAGCTGAAAGAGTTACTGCTGAAGGCGGAGAATATTGATGAGGCCAGAAACCTTGCACAGAAATTTTCTGGAGAGCTGTTGATTAAATGCAAGAATGGTGAAATTGTCTCAAAACCGGTGGAAAGGTGGCTGTGCGAGGAAGCGATAGGCGTTTTTATGAACCTGACCTCTGAATACATGGAGAATGTTGCGGGATTCTCGACTCTGGAATACCTCTGGAGAGCAACAAAGGGAGACGAAAACGTTTTATCGGTCATTACGGAGGGCTTCGTGGAGGAGTTCAGACACCTTTTCAGGGCAATGGCCGGAAAGGCAGAGTATTCGAAGGGCTGGCTCGGTCAGATGCTCTCTGAAAGGGGTGTTGAATTTGTCGATTTTGACCGGATAAAGGGCAGAAAAGCAGCAGAGATACGGTCAAAACATCTTGATGAGGCATGGAGAATTATAAAAGGTTACGTGGACAGGTATCCAACCGGTCTCGATGATGCGATTATTGAAAAGAGAAAGGAACAGAAAGAAAAGCTGATTGAATTCTGGGGGATAGATGAGGACAGGTGGAACAGTTACAAATGGCAGTTTTCGCATGTTCTCAAAAGGGAAAAGGGTCTTCAGATTCTGAAAGAACTGAACGAACTCGGGATCGTGAAGGTACCCGAGGACAATCTGAAGCTCGTGGAGCTTGCAATTGAGAATCACATTCCGTGGGGCATAACGCCGTACTATCTGCACCTCTGGGATTTTGAGGAGCCTTACAGGCATGACATGCACGTCAGAAGACAGGTGATGCCTCCTGAATGGTACGTCATGAACATGCTCGGTCACAAGGAAGACAGAGAAATTTACTTCGACTTCATGGGGGAGCACGATACCTCGCCGGTCGACCTTGTAACGAGAAGATATGCGATGATTGCGATTGTCAAGCCCTATGAAACCTGCCCCCAGATATGTGTGTACTGCCAGAGGAACTGGGAGGTTACCGAGCCGTTCATGGCGAACGCTTTTCCCGGATGGGAGAAAATCGAGAGGGCGATAGAGTGGTTTAGAGAGCATGACTCCATGATAGATGTCCTGATCACTGGAGGAGACCCGCTGGCTCTCAGCGATAAAACCCTTGAGAGGGTCATCAGGCGGGTTGCGGAATTCGATCATGTGGCAAACATCAGGATAGGCTCGAGAGTGATCGTCACCGTCCCGATGAGGATAACTGAAAACCTTGCAGAGATGCTCGGGAGTTACATAGAACCCGGAAAGAGGAACCTGTCAGTCTCGACCCACTTTGAAACCGCATACGAGGTAACGCCCGAAGTAAGTGAGGCAGCCTACAAGCTCAGAAAATACGGCATCATCATTTACAACCAGCACGTGTACCACAGAATGGTGAGCAGAAGGTTCGAGAATGTTGTTCTCAGAATTGCGCTGAAAAAGGCGGGCATTGAACCGTACTACACGTTCTTTCCCAAAGGCAAGATTGAGCAGAAAGATTACCTGATTCCAATTGCGAGGATCGTGCAGGAAAGGAAAGAGGAGGCAAGGCTTTTGCCAGGGGTGTTCAGAGGAGATGAGCCAGTTTTCAACGTCCCGAGAATGGGCAAAAATCACCTCCGGGCATGGCAGGACAGGGAACTCATAGCTGTAAAGCCGGATGGAAGCAGGGTGTACCTCATGCACCCTTGGGAGAAGGGCATAAGTGAAACCAAGCCTTACACGTATTCTGACGTTCCAATAAAAGAGTATCTTGATTTTCTGGAAAGTATGGGTGAGAGTCTGGAGGATTACAGGACCATCTGGTACTACTACTGA
- a CDS encoding enoyl-CoA hydratase-related protein: MNTVDLQDMDGVAVVRLNRGKKNPINPEFVDDLSGVVEQVKEDEQITSAVLTSSNDRFFSIGLDVPELIDYDKAEFREFIMDFNLLCLDIYTLPKPTAAAINGHAIAGGCILALCCDFRYIGEGKKLFGLNEVRLGVPVPYLPQRILQQIAGDRVATEMVYGGDFYPPEKVLEMGVVDGVFAPEELLQKSVESVKRIGELPGRAFAAVKANRTERIKEDILKRLEKDVDVFVELWFSDDAQQRLKEAAKNF, from the coding sequence ATGAATACTGTTGATCTTCAGGATATGGATGGTGTTGCAGTTGTCAGACTTAACAGAGGAAAAAAGAATCCAATAAATCCGGAGTTTGTTGATGACCTTTCTGGGGTTGTTGAGCAGGTTAAAGAGGATGAACAGATAACCTCTGCAGTTCTAACAAGCTCAAACGACAGATTTTTCTCAATAGGGCTTGATGTGCCGGAGCTGATCGATTATGACAAAGCAGAATTCAGGGAATTCATAATGGATTTCAACCTCCTCTGCCTGGATATCTACACTCTGCCAAAGCCCACTGCTGCCGCAATAAACGGACATGCGATAGCGGGAGGGTGCATCCTTGCTCTGTGCTGCGATTTCAGATATATTGGCGAAGGAAAAAAGCTGTTTGGCCTGAACGAGGTCAGGCTTGGTGTGCCTGTGCCTTACCTTCCACAGAGGATCCTCCAGCAAATTGCGGGAGACCGGGTTGCAACTGAAATGGTGTATGGGGGAGATTTCTATCCTCCGGAAAAGGTCCTTGAGATGGGAGTGGTGGACGGCGTGTTTGCTCCGGAAGAGCTGCTTCAGAAGTCCGTTGAGAGTGTAAAGAGGATTGGAGAGCTACCTGGTAGAGCATTTGCAGCTGTTAAGGCAAACAGGACTGAAAGGATAAAGGAAGACATCTTAAAACGCCTGGAAAAAGATGTTGACGTATTTGTCGAGCTGTGGTTCAGTGATGACGCCCAGCAGAGGTTAAAAGAGGCAGCAAAGAATTTTTAA